The Oncorhynchus keta strain PuntledgeMale-10-30-2019 chromosome 17, Oket_V2, whole genome shotgun sequence genome has a window encoding:
- the LOC118377752 gene encoding protein Bouncer-like has translation MSRPQMFPSPSTILCLSLLLPALHCNNNLLCYYSPIMYRNKTFDLILTECPPAELCMTGNGRYGNHSALSTRGCMASTGCGQIHPLRLKGTVYTMTYACCGYNYCNAGHRVAVNSVPLAVAMTMLLLTFFR, from the coding sequence GCCCCAGATGTTCCCGTCTCCATCTACCATCCTGTGTCTGTCCCTGCTCCTCCCAGCACTCCACTGTAACAACAACCTGCTGTGTTACTACAGCCCCATCATGTACCGGAACAAGACCTTTGACCTCATCCTGACAGAGTGCCCTCCCGCGGAACTCTGCATGACGGGCAACGGTCGCTATGGAAACCACAGCGCCCTGTCCACCCGGGGGTGCATGGCGTCGACGGGCTGCGGTCAGATACACCCTCTCCGACTGAAAGGAACTGTTTACACCATGACGTATGCGTGCTGTGGCTATAACTACTGTAACGCAGGACACCGTGTTGCGGTTAATTCGGTCCCCCTCGCGGTGGCGATGACTATGCTGTTATTAACGTTTTTTAGATAG